One segment of Corynebacterium caspium DSM 44850 DNA contains the following:
- the trpCF gene encoding bifunctional indole-3-glycerol-phosphate synthase TrpC/phosphoribosylanthranilate isomerase TrpF, producing the protein MALNTGLPTVLENIVATRRTHLPQIRAQLAGITAESLPVSQRSLFESLRSGGTGNGRNGREGRHFIMECKSASPSLGAIRPDYDPAAIARIYSRYAAGISVLCEPEFFGGSYQHLSAVSATTHLPVLCKDFIIDPIQIIAARYYGADAILLMLSVLDDESYRLLAKLATQLGLDILTEVVDEEEVARAIALGANIFGINHRNLHDLSIDLERSARLEKLVPTEAVVVSESGIRDNRTVRKLSGHSDAFLVGSQLTSQPDIDLACRELVYGAHKVCGLRSIAEAQNIRANGASYGGLIFEEASPRNVSRETSQKIIAGTPGLKFVAVSRRIQGWGELVADLGISAVQVHAPLLASATAELELMHSIRTELPQGVEYWRAISMTDSAGPGIAIALAANEQVDKLLLDSGVGGTGEAFDWAKIPPAVAKKSLLAGGLKLANIPAALSTGVAGLDLNSGLEYPDGSAKDPGAVRRAFEAIRIN; encoded by the coding sequence ATGGCGCTTAATACCGGACTTCCCACCGTTTTAGAAAATATCGTAGCTACCCGACGCACCCATCTACCACAAATACGTGCCCAACTTGCCGGCATAACTGCCGAATCTTTGCCAGTATCCCAGCGCTCTCTATTTGAGTCACTTCGCAGTGGGGGAACAGGGAATGGTCGCAATGGAAGAGAAGGCCGACACTTCATAATGGAGTGCAAATCGGCTTCTCCTTCCTTAGGTGCTATTCGCCCCGATTATGATCCAGCTGCCATTGCTCGGATTTATTCCCGCTATGCAGCCGGCATCTCGGTACTGTGCGAGCCAGAATTTTTTGGCGGCAGCTACCAACACTTAAGTGCCGTCAGTGCTACAACGCACCTACCGGTCCTCTGTAAAGACTTCATTATTGATCCCATCCAAATAATCGCCGCGCGTTATTACGGTGCTGATGCCATCTTGCTAATGCTCTCAGTGCTTGATGATGAAAGCTACCGCCTACTAGCAAAGCTAGCCACACAACTGGGCCTAGATATCTTGACTGAGGTAGTTGATGAGGAAGAGGTAGCCCGCGCTATAGCGCTGGGAGCGAATATTTTTGGCATTAACCATCGCAATTTACATGACCTAAGCATTGATTTAGAGCGCTCTGCCAGGCTGGAAAAACTAGTACCTACTGAGGCAGTAGTTGTTTCCGAATCTGGCATTAGAGATAACCGCACTGTGCGAAAACTCTCTGGCCACTCGGATGCTTTTTTAGTAGGTTCACAGCTGACATCCCAACCAGATATTGATCTAGCTTGTCGGGAGCTCGTATATGGTGCCCATAAAGTTTGTGGTTTGCGCAGTATTGCAGAAGCCCAAAATATTCGTGCTAATGGGGCTAGCTATGGCGGACTTATTTTTGAAGAGGCTAGTCCTCGCAATGTTTCACGTGAAACATCGCAAAAAATCATAGCTGGAACTCCCGGACTTAAATTCGTGGCGGTTTCACGGCGCATTCAAGGCTGGGGCGAATTAGTCGCCGATTTAGGGATAAGCGCGGTACAAGTGCACGCGCCACTGCTTGCTTCTGCAACCGCAGAACTTGAGCTAATGCACAGTATCCGTACTGAATTACCGCAAGGAGTGGAATACTGGCGAGCTATCTCTATGACTGATTCGGCCGGACCTGGAATAGCAATTGCCTTGGCCGCAAATGAGCAAGTGGATAAATTACTACTTGATTCTGGCGTAGGTGGCACCGGAGAAGCATTCGACTGGGCAAAGATACCTCCAGCAGTAGCTAAAAAGAGCTTATTAGCCGGCGGATTGAAGCTCGCCAATATTCCCGCAGCGCTAAGCACTGGGGTAGCTGGCCTAGATCTAAATTCTGGGCTGGAATATCCAGATGGCTCAGCTAAAGATCCAGGTGCTGTGCGAAGAGCTTTTGAAGCTATTCGGATCAACTAG
- the trpA gene encoding tryptophan synthase subunit alpha, which produces MSRYSNTFKRLATLQEGAFVPFLMLNDPSPQESLEIIRTVISAGADALELGIPFSDPVADGPTVARSHIRALAGGATLAQALELIAAIRAEFPDIPIGLLLYGNMPYSRGLERFYTEVKEAGADSVLIPDVPVREGEPFIAAAKAVGIDPIFIAPARANAETLAGVSKYSRGYIYAISRDGVTGTEREAETTGLTEVVNNVSKFGGAPVLLGFGISTPEHVAKAISAGASGAITGSALMAIIEKHLVADNSRVSLNEHDIPAMKVADMDALKVEITNYISAMKAATRS; this is translated from the coding sequence ATGTCTCGCTATAGCAATACCTTCAAAAGGCTAGCCACTCTACAAGAAGGCGCATTTGTACCCTTCTTAATGCTTAATGATCCTTCTCCACAGGAATCTTTGGAGATTATTCGTACCGTAATTTCCGCTGGAGCAGATGCCTTAGAACTAGGTATTCCATTTTCAGACCCCGTAGCCGATGGACCCACGGTGGCAAGATCTCATATTCGAGCCCTAGCCGGTGGGGCAACCCTTGCACAAGCACTGGAGCTAATAGCTGCCATCCGGGCTGAATTTCCAGATATTCCTATCGGGCTGCTGCTTTATGGAAATATGCCTTATTCGCGCGGCCTAGAGCGCTTCTATACAGAAGTTAAGGAAGCCGGCGCTGATTCAGTGCTAATACCAGATGTGCCAGTGCGCGAAGGTGAACCCTTTATTGCCGCAGCTAAAGCAGTAGGTATTGATCCCATCTTTATTGCCCCCGCAAGAGCTAATGCAGAAACCTTGGCAGGAGTATCTAAATATTCCCGCGGATATATTTATGCAATATCTCGAGATGGAGTAACAGGTACAGAACGCGAAGCAGAAACTACCGGACTAACAGAGGTAGTAAATAATGTGAGCAAATTTGGGGGAGCACCAGTACTGCTGGGCTTTGGAATATCCACCCCAGAGCATGTAGCCAAGGCAATTTCTGCAGGAGCAAGTGGCGCAATTACCGGCTCTGCACTAATGGCAATTATTGAAAAGCATCTAGTTGCCGATAATAGCCGCGTCAGTTTAAACGAACACGATATTCCAGCGATGAAAGTTGCTGATATGGATGCGCTAAAAGTAGAAATAACCAACTACATCAGCGCCATGAAAGCAGCCACTCGAAGCTAG
- the trpD gene encoding anthranilate phosphoribosyltransferase, whose protein sequence is MSSLDKLIAYLDNKNPTVTEAIEVFTPLTVGEYDDIHIAALLTAVRTRGETYADLLGAARAFLAAGRPFPITGAGLLDTAGTGGDGKNTINITTGASLVAAAGGAKLVKVGNRSVSSASGSADVLEAMNIPLDLDPHRAVRQFEASNFTFLFAPAYNPAVSHVQPVRRALKIPTLFNTLGPVLSPARPEFQIMGVANPGVGQMIAEVFRDLGRSRALIVHGAGTDEIAVWGPTQLWELDREGNIREYTITPDDLGLPTYSLDELVGGDGQANAQALYAVFRGEGKPAHRDAIAAAAGGMFYISERADSLREGTEKALELINDGTVDTWLRTHEEADYGA, encoded by the coding sequence ATGAGTAGCTTAGATAAACTGATCGCTTACCTCGATAATAAAAACCCCACAGTTACTGAAGCCATAGAGGTATTTACCCCACTTACTGTCGGAGAATATGACGATATTCATATCGCGGCCCTACTGACCGCAGTACGGACGCGTGGTGAAACCTATGCAGATTTACTAGGAGCAGCCCGAGCTTTCCTGGCTGCCGGACGACCCTTCCCGATAACTGGCGCCGGCCTACTAGATACCGCTGGTACTGGTGGCGATGGGAAGAACACCATCAATATCACCACCGGAGCCTCCTTGGTAGCAGCTGCTGGAGGAGCAAAGCTGGTAAAAGTAGGCAACCGCTCTGTATCCTCAGCATCTGGTTCAGCCGATGTTTTAGAAGCAATGAATATCCCCCTGGATTTAGATCCACACCGGGCTGTACGCCAATTCGAAGCCTCTAATTTCACTTTCCTTTTTGCCCCGGCCTATAACCCCGCAGTTTCTCATGTGCAGCCGGTAAGACGTGCACTTAAAATACCTACACTTTTTAATACCCTGGGGCCAGTACTTTCCCCGGCGCGCCCAGAATTTCAAATCATGGGAGTCGCTAACCCCGGAGTTGGGCAAATGATTGCTGAGGTATTTCGAGACCTAGGGCGCAGCCGAGCCCTCATTGTGCACGGTGCTGGCACCGATGAAATCGCCGTATGGGGACCAACCCAATTATGGGAGCTAGACCGCGAAGGCAATATTCGGGAATACACCATCACCCCCGATGATCTCGGTTTGCCCACATACTCACTAGATGAACTAGTAGGTGGCGATGGCCAAGCTAATGCCCAAGCCCTGTATGCAGTATTTCGTGGCGAAGGAAAGCCTGCGCATCGCGATGCTATTGCCGCAGCTGCTGGAGGTATGTTCTATATCTCTGAGCGAGCCGACAGCTTGCGCGAAGGCACTGAAAAAGCCTTAGAGCTAATCAATGACGGCACAGTCGATACCTGGTTGCGCACCCATGAGGAGGCAGATTATGGCGCTTAA
- a CDS encoding anthranilate synthase component 1, which produces MPHNEPSGVSGVSGASGVSGASGASNLFQVRVLKRTVQYHSDASAVFEALGANSDSDTALLESADISTHSGLQSLAVIEASARICCEGEKVYISPLTPTGEVLAGELAAKLHAHILDTEAGLVLNFPASTAVDERERLQAISSIEPLRLLQNASGYPTDSGLPLIVGGFAFDYLGTFETLPQVTAGKNTFPDYYFLSAQIILEINHLEKTAELIGIASGTPEINRVTARLNELAQIISSLGAAGAADGAAGAASVSGEGRAVLQAQASYSDAEFRHQVQGLKAHIENGDICQVVPARSFTTECADAFAAYRCLRQSNPSPYMFYLRGHKGDEHIFELFGASPESSLKFTAKTRQVELYPIAGTRPRGLNADGTINSELDTRNELDMLTCAKEVSEHTMLVDLARNDLARVGVPGTRKVAALLEVDRYSRVMHLVSKVVAELAPQYDALDAYRACMNMGTLTGAPKIRATELLRGIEGTRRGAYGGAVGYLRGGGDMDTCIVIRSAFVQDGIAIVQAGAGIVRDSDPQSEADETLHKASAVLRAIAAAVAAELQVIR; this is translated from the coding sequence ATGCCTCACAATGAACCCTCCGGAGTCTCTGGAGTTTCTGGAGCTTCCGGAGTTTCTGGAGCTTCCGGAGCCTCTAACCTTTTCCAAGTGCGAGTTCTAAAAAGAACCGTGCAATACCACTCCGATGCCTCAGCAGTATTCGAAGCCCTTGGCGCTAACTCCGATAGCGATACCGCGCTACTAGAAAGTGCAGATATTTCCACGCACTCCGGATTACAATCATTAGCCGTCATAGAAGCCTCCGCCCGAATATGCTGCGAAGGCGAAAAAGTATATATCAGCCCGCTTACCCCAACCGGGGAAGTATTAGCTGGCGAACTAGCAGCCAAACTCCACGCACATATTTTGGATACAGAAGCCGGCCTAGTACTCAATTTTCCAGCATCCACAGCTGTCGATGAAAGAGAACGGCTCCAAGCAATTTCCTCTATCGAACCACTACGGCTTTTACAAAACGCATCTGGATATCCGACAGATTCAGGATTACCACTAATCGTCGGCGGATTTGCTTTCGATTATTTAGGTACCTTCGAAACTCTTCCCCAAGTAACAGCCGGAAAAAATACTTTCCCAGACTACTATTTTCTCAGTGCCCAAATAATTTTAGAAATTAATCACCTGGAAAAAACTGCCGAACTAATAGGTATCGCCAGCGGGACCCCCGAAATAAACAGAGTCACGGCACGACTAAACGAATTAGCCCAAATAATATCTAGCCTCGGTGCTGCTGGTGCTGCGGATGGTGCGGCAGGTGCTGCTTCCGTCTCGGGGGAGGGGCGAGCAGTACTCCAAGCACAGGCATCATATAGCGATGCAGAATTTCGCCACCAAGTACAAGGCCTCAAAGCACATATCGAAAATGGCGATATTTGCCAAGTAGTACCCGCCCGCAGTTTCACCACCGAATGCGCCGATGCTTTTGCCGCATATCGATGTCTGCGCCAAAGCAATCCCAGCCCATATATGTTCTATTTACGCGGACATAAAGGTGATGAACATATCTTTGAATTATTCGGCGCCTCCCCAGAATCCAGCTTAAAATTCACCGCGAAAACCCGGCAAGTAGAACTTTATCCCATAGCTGGCACCAGACCTCGCGGGCTAAATGCGGACGGAACCATCAACAGCGAATTAGATACCCGCAATGAGCTAGATATGCTCACCTGCGCTAAAGAAGTATCAGAGCACACCATGCTAGTAGACCTAGCCCGCAATGACCTCGCCCGCGTAGGAGTACCCGGAACCCGCAAAGTAGCCGCCCTCTTAGAGGTGGATCGCTACTCCCGGGTAATGCACCTAGTTTCTAAAGTAGTAGCCGAATTAGCCCCCCAATATGATGCCCTAGATGCCTACCGGGCCTGCATGAATATGGGAACCTTAACCGGCGCACCCAAGATTAGGGCTACCGAATTACTCCGCGGCATCGAAGGCACCCGGCGCGGGGCCTACGGGGGAGCAGTGGGATATCTGCGCGGAGGTGGCGATATGGATACTTGCATAGTTATTCGCTCTGCTTTCGTGCAAGACGGTATAGCCATAGTGCAAGCAGGGGCGGGTATCGTGCGCGATTCTGACCCCCAATCCGAAGCTGATGAAACTCTCCACAAGGCCTCCGCAGTGCTGCGGGCCATAGCTGCGGCCGTGGCTGCGGAATTGCAGGTAATTCGATGA
- a CDS encoding branched-chain amino acid transporter permease: MILASSYGLPEGVTLTQVAIVIIPVAIITVLLRWLPFIFYRLLSRSAFVGTLGATMPLGVMTVLVVYAMRGEAASPGGIWAVLAGVIFTSVLHWWRHNTVLSILGGTVFYMVLVNVVL, translated from the coding sequence ATGATTTTGGCCAGTTCTTATGGGCTCCCAGAAGGGGTTACTTTAACTCAGGTAGCTATCGTAATTATTCCGGTAGCCATTATTACGGTGCTATTGCGATGGTTACCTTTTATTTTCTATCGGCTGCTTTCCCGCTCTGCCTTTGTGGGCACTTTAGGGGCCACCATGCCGCTGGGGGTAATGACGGTATTGGTGGTTTATGCGATGCGTGGTGAAGCAGCCTCCCCAGGAGGCATTTGGGCGGTACTTGCCGGAGTGATTTTTACCTCCGTACTGCACTGGTGGCGCCATAATACTGTGCTTTCTATTTTGGGCGGCACAGTGTTTTATATGGTGCTTGTTAACGTCGTGCTTTAA
- a CDS encoding AzlC family ABC transporter permease produces the protein MIPMGLAFGLVVVQTGFAWWWAPIFSLIIYAGSMEFLAVSLITAGVSPFSAALTCFLVNFRHLFYGLTHPRQNITTKTGRAYATYSLTDEVYAVVGSKPCDELAKFSSARLLTIHVVCQSLWAGPSLVGALLGLIIPPNLVGMGFALVALFVVLAWEAFRNNRDISLLITAVLFATVAALISPDHMLVLALAAYLAVLILRYRLPGLDRMLKGERI, from the coding sequence ATGATCCCCATGGGCTTGGCCTTTGGACTAGTAGTAGTTCAAACTGGTTTCGCTTGGTGGTGGGCGCCGATATTTTCCCTAATTATTTATGCCGGCTCCATGGAATTTCTGGCAGTGAGCCTAATTACGGCGGGGGTGAGCCCATTTTCGGCGGCCTTAACTTGTTTCTTAGTTAATTTCCGGCACCTGTTTTATGGCTTAACTCATCCGCGGCAAAATATCACCACTAAAACTGGGCGCGCTTATGCCACTTATTCTCTAACAGATGAAGTTTATGCCGTAGTGGGCAGTAAGCCTTGCGATGAACTCGCTAAATTTTCAAGTGCGCGGCTGCTAACAATCCACGTGGTATGCCAGAGCCTGTGGGCTGGTCCTAGCCTTGTGGGTGCATTATTGGGCTTGATAATTCCACCGAATCTAGTGGGAATGGGTTTTGCTTTAGTAGCGCTTTTTGTGGTGTTGGCTTGGGAGGCTTTCCGCAATAATCGGGATATTTCCTTGCTTATAACTGCGGTACTTTTTGCAACCGTGGCCGCTTTAATTAGTCCGGATCATATGTTGGTGCTGGCCTTGGCTGCGTATTTGGCGGTTTTGATTTTGCGCTATCGACTCCCCGGCTTGGACCGGATGTTGAAGGGGGAACGTATATGA
- the trpB gene encoding tryptophan synthase subunit beta, with product MTLLPAYYGEFGGQFVAESLIPALDQLEKAFVEAMDDQEFMDEYRGLLRNYLGRPTPLTECANLPLAGKGKGFARIFLKREDLVHGGAHKTNQVIGQILLAKKMGKKRIIAETGAGQHGTATALACALLGMECVIYMGAKDIARQQPNVYRMQLHGAQVVPVDSGSGTLKDAVNEALRDWTATFHESHYLLGTAAGPHPFPKIVKEFHRVISEEAKAQFIERTGGLPDMVVACVGGGSNAIGMFAEFIEEPTVQLVGAEPAGLGMDTDKHGATINNNQEGLLHGAKSYLMRDEDGQVRESYSISAGLDYPGVGPEHAHLNKTGRASYVGITDAEALEAFQLLSLYEGIIPALESSHAFAYALKRAAAAEEAGEQLSILVCLSGRGDKDVAHVRATLEAHPEYLVKEGR from the coding sequence ATGACCCTGCTTCCGGCATATTATGGGGAATTTGGTGGCCAGTTTGTGGCTGAATCCTTAATCCCAGCTTTAGATCAATTAGAAAAAGCCTTTGTTGAAGCCATGGACGATCAAGAATTCATGGATGAATACCGTGGCCTTCTACGCAATTACCTCGGTCGGCCAACACCGCTAACTGAGTGTGCAAACCTGCCACTCGCTGGCAAAGGCAAAGGCTTTGCGCGCATCTTCCTCAAAAGAGAAGATTTAGTACACGGCGGAGCCCATAAAACCAACCAGGTAATCGGGCAGATTTTGCTGGCCAAAAAGATGGGCAAAAAGCGCATTATTGCCGAAACAGGCGCCGGCCAACACGGCACCGCCACTGCTTTAGCATGCGCGCTCCTGGGCATGGAATGCGTTATCTATATGGGGGCTAAAGATATTGCCCGCCAGCAACCCAATGTTTATCGGATGCAATTACACGGCGCCCAAGTAGTGCCGGTAGATTCCGGATCAGGGACCTTAAAAGATGCCGTAAATGAGGCCCTACGGGACTGGACAGCTACCTTCCACGAATCCCACTATTTGCTCGGCACTGCGGCTGGACCGCATCCCTTCCCAAAGATTGTGAAGGAATTTCACCGCGTCATCTCCGAAGAAGCCAAAGCCCAATTTATAGAACGCACCGGGGGACTGCCCGATATGGTAGTGGCCTGTGTAGGCGGTGGCTCCAATGCTATTGGCATGTTTGCCGAGTTCATCGAAGAACCCACAGTGCAATTAGTAGGAGCAGAACCAGCTGGCCTAGGCATGGATACCGATAAGCACGGCGCGACTATAAATAATAATCAAGAAGGATTACTCCACGGCGCCAAGTCCTATCTAATGCGCGATGAAGATGGCCAAGTTCGCGAATCTTATTCAATTTCAGCCGGACTAGATTATCCCGGTGTAGGCCCAGAACATGCCCACTTAAATAAAACAGGCCGCGCTAGCTATGTAGGCATAACTGATGCCGAAGCCTTAGAGGCCTTCCAATTACTCAGTCTTTATGAAGGGATAATTCCAGCTTTGGAATCCTCCCATGCCTTTGCCTATGCACTAAAGCGGGCTGCCGCTGCAGAAGAAGCAGGGGAACAGTTAAGTATTTTGGTATGCCTTTCTGGACGCGGTGACAAAGATGTCGCCCATGTGCGCGCTACTTTAGAAGCACATCCTGAATACCTGGTGAAAGAAGGCCGATAA
- a CDS encoding bile acid:sodium symporter family protein, producing MLAKKKIDPLIVLIILAVIAAILFPASGWFATAWSWGVKIAIALLFFLYGARLETREALEGLKNWRLHLLILSFTFICFPLLGWALKPVLVPIVGEALYAGILFLTLVPSTVQSSVAFTSIAHGNVAGSIVAASLSNVIGVVATPLLVLWLMTTDGTLHIDKSVFTDIALQLLLPFVVGQLSQKWTMRLAASPATKLVDRGSITMVVYSAFSAGMVAGIWSSTGVWQIIFITAFSVVVVAFMLWFTRFIAMKLGMNRADSIAAEFCGTKKSLASGLPMASVIFSGGTLGLLILPLMIFHQVQLMMCSWLAARYATKYEATS from the coding sequence ATGCTGGCCAAAAAGAAAATTGACCCCTTGATTGTGCTAATAATTCTGGCGGTAATTGCCGCCATTTTATTTCCGGCTTCTGGATGGTTCGCCACGGCCTGGAGCTGGGGGGTGAAAATAGCGATTGCCCTACTTTTCTTTCTCTATGGAGCTCGCCTCGAAACCCGGGAAGCACTTGAAGGGCTCAAGAACTGGCGACTGCACCTTTTAATTTTAAGTTTCACCTTTATCTGTTTTCCGCTCCTGGGATGGGCGCTAAAACCCGTGCTAGTGCCCATAGTGGGAGAAGCACTTTATGCCGGAATACTTTTCCTGACCCTGGTACCTTCCACCGTGCAATCCTCGGTAGCTTTTACCTCCATAGCTCATGGAAATGTGGCTGGGTCAATTGTGGCGGCATCGTTAAGCAATGTAATTGGGGTGGTAGCAACCCCCCTGCTGGTACTGTGGCTGATGACTACTGATGGCACTTTGCATATTGATAAATCAGTATTTACCGATATTGCGCTGCAGTTGCTTTTGCCATTTGTAGTCGGGCAACTGAGTCAGAAGTGGACCATGCGATTGGCGGCGAGCCCAGCTACAAAACTGGTGGATCGCGGTTCGATTACCATGGTGGTTTATTCGGCTTTTTCGGCTGGAATGGTCGCGGGGATTTGGTCAAGTACGGGGGTTTGGCAAATTATATTTATTACAGCGTTTTCCGTGGTAGTAGTGGCTTTTATGCTGTGGTTCACGCGCTTTATTGCTATGAAATTAGGGATGAATAGGGCAGATTCCATAGCAGCAGAATTCTGCGGTACCAAGAAATCCCTAGCCTCTGGACTGCCCATGGCCTCAGTTATCTTTAGCGGAGGCACCTTGGGTTTATTAATTTTGCCCTTAATGATCTTTCACCAGGTACAACTCATGATGTGTTCCTGGCTAGCTGCACGCTATGCCACTAAATATGAAGCCACTAGCTAA
- a CDS encoding Rieske (2Fe-2S) protein: MTEQRPCSRRLFLLGTATTFAGAILAACGSDDPVETAISDVPVGSAVIIGEYIIAQPTAGEYKAFSAICPHQSWLISEVEGSVVRCTNHNSRFSIATGEVLEGPSRKPLTATPITINGDRISTVKS, from the coding sequence ATGACTGAACAACGCCCATGTTCTCGCCGCTTATTTCTCCTTGGCACTGCAACCACCTTTGCCGGCGCCATATTAGCTGCCTGTGGTTCCGATGATCCGGTAGAAACCGCAATTAGCGATGTACCCGTCGGCAGTGCAGTAATCATCGGAGAGTACATAATTGCGCAACCTACCGCCGGAGAATACAAAGCATTTTCGGCCATATGCCCACACCAGTCCTGGTTAATCAGTGAAGTAGAAGGCAGCGTAGTACGGTGCACTAACCACAACTCGCGCTTCTCGATTGCTACCGGGGAAGTATTAGAAGGCCCCTCCCGCAAACCCTTAACCGCAACTCCGATAACCATTAATGGAGATCGCATCAGTACCGTTAAAAGCTAA
- a CDS encoding anthranilate synthase component II: MKITLIDNRDSFVYNLVDAVSTSGHECTVYRNTVPTAQVLASKPDVMLLSPGPGHPLEAGTMMETLAACLAAEIPVFGVCLGFQALLEHFAGSVKPCGAMHGVKGRMELTAAGLESGLFDGLTIDADIAAGDPGRIVPIARYHSLGCTNPPAELTVLGWSDSEAGPVVQAACLEDADSKRLQAIGVQFHPESLLTPAGPIILQRILEKLHVSRETSH, translated from the coding sequence ATGAAAATCACCTTGATAGATAATCGCGATTCTTTTGTATACAACCTAGTAGATGCGGTATCCACTAGTGGACATGAATGCACTGTGTACCGCAATACCGTGCCCACCGCACAGGTACTAGCCAGCAAACCTGATGTCATGCTGTTATCCCCTGGCCCTGGCCATCCTTTAGAAGCTGGCACCATGATGGAAACTTTGGCGGCTTGCTTAGCAGCTGAGATCCCCGTATTTGGGGTATGCCTTGGCTTTCAAGCTCTGCTAGAGCATTTTGCTGGTTCCGTAAAACCTTGTGGGGCGATGCATGGGGTCAAAGGTCGCATGGAATTAACTGCTGCCGGCTTGGAATCAGGGCTATTTGACGGACTTACTATTGATGCAGATATTGCCGCTGGTGATCCTGGTCGGATAGTTCCGATTGCCCGCTATCACTCCTTGGGTTGCACTAATCCACCAGCTGAGCTGACCGTTTTGGGATGGTCTGATTCTGAGGCCGGGCCAGTAGTGCAAGCGGCTTGCTTAGAGGATGCAGATTCTAAGCGGCTGCAAGCTATCGGGGTGCAATTCCATCCAGAATCATTACTTACCCCTGCTGGGCCCATTATCTTGCAAAGAATTTTAGAAAAGCTGCATGTTTCACGTGAAACATCGCATTAG